The stretch of DNA AGCTCTAGTCACAATTGATATTTGCCTATTCTTATAATCAGTCAGTAGGGAAAGGATTAAATAGTTCAACGTATTATGCTCGAGATAATGTTATCACTCACCTTATTAGTAAGGTGCTGGCTAGGTAATtgacaaaaatattaatgaaaacaaaaccatcTGAATGAACTTCCATACTGGAATCCGCAGTCAAACCATGGAGGCCCCATTTCATCAGGAAAGGTAAGACAAGTGACAGTGACAGCCGAAGTAAGAAAGCTGGTGATGCTTGTATTTCAAATGGAATCTCTTTGGTAAGTCCATTGTAATAGATCTCAAAAATAATGATGTTACATTCAGGATCAGCTTTTAGTACAAAGAGCAATAAcagaacaaacaggaaaaaaaaaagctagcaggTGATACTGGCTGTGGTTAATAAGCCTGGGGATTATATTTGAACTTAATGTAACAAGATTCCTAGGATGAATAAAGCGATTCAGGAGAAAATTAGACATTCTACTACTTAGTAGAATCTTCTTCACTGGGCAATTTCCACTTGCTATAAATTCTGTAAGTTGGTCAATAGCATTTCAGAGGTCTGCTACCACTGCATAAGTACCTCAGAGGTGGAAAGGTACTGGGTATACAGCTCGAAGACCTGAAGCTTCTAGATAAATAGCTCACAGGTCGGCAGCTCATAGGCCTGTAGCTTGCATAGTGATAATTTTTTGTTACAAAGCTTTGGGGTTGGCTGATGTTGGAAATATAACATAATGGTGAGGAGTAGCTGGGTATGAAGCAAGGATTTTGGTAGCTTTTATACCCCAAAGTACTCAGTCTGCAGTGGTTTCGAGTTTGGAGACTCTTGGATGAGCAGTTAAGTTGTCCAAAGCAGCTGGAACCATTGCGTAGAGTTTGGCAGGCTTTGGATGCACATTGAGTGGGTGTGTGGCAACTGCATACATACCCCTTGGTCTGCGTGCATGGGCTGCAGCTGGGGCTGTGGCTGATGTTGGTTGTTTCACAGACACTGAAGACTTGGCCTGATGATGAAGAGTTGCAGGGCACGGAGGAGTCTGATGGGTCACAATCAGTGGTGCTGCAGGTCTTGGGCTCACAGTTGGGAGGTTCGCAGCTTGGTGCTTCACAGTAGGATTCTTGGCAGTAATCCAGGAGCCAGAGATTTCCTTGGTAGCTACTAGGTAAGCAGTGTCCAAAGGTAGGGCTTACATCACTGGAGCTAAGAGCCATGGAAGGAGTCACTGGGACATAGCAGTGAGTTCTGTATGATGTGGTACTGCAGACCCCAGCATAGCCTAGAGTAGACATGGAGCCTGCGTGCATGCTCAGTGGTCACTGTGCAGTGTGGCTGTGACCTTAGGACATTTTATATCTGTCAAAAGCCTCTCCAGACTTCCTTCTCCCTGCTTGGGGCAATAACATAGCAACATCTCATTAGTGTGTTGTTTAGCCACAGAGGCTAATGTTTTTACACatgtaaaaataagtttattataaTTCTTCAAAGTATACATAATCATAACTTTGACCATCACCCATCACTCATCATCTGTAGACCATAGCTTCAGCAAATAGTGATTTTCATGTTAACAGGCAAACTCTCATCTGTCAGTCAGAGGTTAACAAGAGTTCATGTGTCTATGGGCTTCTGCAATGTGGTTATTTAAAGATTCACAAGGACTCAAGTAAAAAGCAAGGAAGCTGTATTTTTCCACCCTTTTAACTATTGTAAAACACTGAAGCACTTAATCATATACTCTGAAATAAGCCAAGTAGTTTGCCTGTCTCAGCACAGTTACTCAAAAGCAGGCGTTGACCTCTTAAAAGAAAGAATCGGTTTCCCCAAATATGTGCTATACTCTTACTGTGCAAGGCCGTATACTGGTAACAACTTCTCATCTAATGTATTTGGAGAAGTCCATAGTAAGACTCACAGCAATATTTGTGAAATTCTGTGACCTACACCAGGCTAAAAATGAACTTGTTCCCAGGGGGCACTGGTTGCTAAGCAACCAAGACTTCTGTTAAATCCCTTCTTAAAGAAGTGTCTGCAATATGTACTATCAAATATATCCAGTTTTGCAAGATTATACCTTCCTAATTGACTAAGATTACATGTCATGTGTTCCATTGCCTGCTGTAAACCCCAATTGCTGTCAGAtgtaaacatttttcccatttttccccGAATAAATGCTCTTATTCTTTATATGTTTCCCTTTGCACCTACACTTAATTTTACTCCTGTATTGAAAAAAATGcagttatttttagtttatgtCAACAAAAGGAAATAACTCCTTAAACATTTTATCTGAATAAACTGTGTAGTTTTATGAACGCTGTATATATTAAATAGCACTTTTTACTCCTCATGGTGAAGGGTaaagaattttaagattttaatttaaacTGAAGAATtgaaattttgttctttaaaatataaaattataatttatacctCCAGCCTTCATTGgattgaaaaaaatgtgtttattaacaGTGAAGAGTTCAGACATAAAATAGAACAGACTTCTTCAGGTAGGATCTGCTATAaggatagtttttaaaataaactctctAAATAGCAAACTATTAGATTTCTCTCACTGTTTTCTATTACTTTTCAGTTAGATTTTTCAAATGCACATAAATTTAAACCTAcagatattctcttttttttaaaaaaagtctccaTTTTCTCAGTGCTTTTCTCAGTATTTATTCTGAAAGTTGACAATAAGCAACTCTGTATTAAacatgttttgctgccttctgcaGTTTCTCTCAGGTGACAAAGGTCACAATTGGGAAAGCGTATCTACAGCAAATTGTTTGGCTATAGAGAGCCTTGGGATTTTGTGCAGAAAATGTTAGTCCTGAGGCAGGCAAAATAAGAAGATACATAAGCAGTTAGTTGATGGTCAACTTTCCACTAAGTTACTGAGCCTGGTGATACACAGAAAAGCCAGAGGTTTATCAAGCTTTATTTGTGCAATTCTCTATTGTACCATCTTTGTCTCTAGTCTTCTTCAGCATCCTTGAAGCAGGTTTGAGGGAAAACACCACTAGCAAACACAGAGTGAGTTAAGTCAGTTACCTGTGAAACTCATATTCTTTCCTTCCATCTTAACATTAAATAGTGAggtattttgaattaattttattcacATGGGTGTAAGTCTAAAAAATAATCTGGAACATCATATGGCATAAGCAATATTcgaagtgtgagccatcacaacAGATTTTAATTGATTTTGGTATGATAATattctaaacaaataaacaatctagCTCACCTCCTcttatttgcttttatgttttatctCCTTCCTTACTCAGAATATCACACACATATGGAATCATCACCCCATCCAATTCATGCCATCATTTTCTGTACATGACACCTCTACAGAACAGTCTTCTACTCTAATCTCAACCTTTGAAAGAGATGGAGCACACCCACATCAGAAATATAGCAGAGGTCAGGTTCACAGCAATGGCAGGCTTGAGTAGAAAATAAAGACCATTGTCACTTGAATGGCATTGTGGTCTGAAGGCTTTGGAGAGGCATATGCATTTCTCGGTTTTTActtagtaaaatattattttcactgttaatattttcttccattaattCCCCCCTTATTAGTATTTGTTGTGTGCAGAAGGCTAAATAATGCACCCACCCAAGAGGCCCATTTTCTAATACTGGGAAATCTGTGAATGCTACATGACATGGCAAAAAGGGATTGGGCAGATGTGACTAAATTAAggattttaaaatggtttatcTGAGTGGGCCTGATGTAATTTCCAGGTTCCTTATGAGGGAGACAGCAGATCAGAGAGCCAAGACAATGTGAGGATGGAAACAGAGTTTGGAATGGTGTGGCCACAAGCTAAGGAATGCCAGCGACCATTATAATCCACAAAAGGTGGGGATGGATTTCTCCCTGGGGATTCCAGGAGGAATCAGCACTGTTGATAACTTCACTTTAGGTCAGTGAAGCAGATTTTGTACCATTGGCCTctataaatgtaagaaaataaatttttgttgttttatgtcTTTCCATTGAGTTTGTGGTAAGTTGTTACAGCTGTCACAGGAAATAAATACACTATGTCAGAAAAGAATTGGAAAATATAAGAGATAGTCCTTATATAGTTTGAAGAATTTGTGCTCTGTATTGAGGGAACATTTAAGATGCAAGGAATTGTAGTCATCAGCTAATTCAGAGAGATGCCATGCCCATACTGTCTGAGGAATAAGCAGCAAGCTTTCTGTATCTGATGAGCCCGTAGATTTCTCTCCTCATCAAAAAAGAGTTATGGAACTctcttttaattttatcaaaacattaaaaaagcttTAGGGTAAACAGATCAAAGAAAGCTAAATTTTCCAGTAAATTGCCCTTAAGCGAAATAATAAGACACTTTTCTAGTCTTTTAGGtcatacaaaattttaaattcccTTTTGCTACTATATATGCAGTTAACATATTTTTCCTCTTGCCAAAGCCTGTTAAATTAGGCAAAACTGATCTTATGGTTGAAAAGCAAAATGTTTGTGAATCCATGCTTGTATAACAATTGAATTGCAAATACTGAGTCAAGAGGATTCTTACATTTAGCATTAGGAACCTAAAATATTGGTTACTTACTGTTTACAAGTAGCATTTTatattgctgtaaatataatgcCGTACTTACACCATTGGCTTAATAGATCATTAGTGgtttcaaaagctgaagaacagatgagaaatataaaaagttttaagacacagaaataaatgaaggtaaagcattttaaaaatgataacacaaatatgtggaaagacAGGAATTTTCATGCTTAAATTCAGGgaaacattgtatatatgtaatgAAATAGAACTGTAATAAACGTTAAACATTTTTCAATGGTGCTGTCAGGACTGTGCCCTAATGAGTTACGCATTACTCTCTTGCTGACTAACATGTAAATGTATTTGCTAGCATGTACGCTCGGAAAATCGCTCTCTATTAGTACCTTCTTATGTAAAACTGGAGCTAATGTCGTGTACTTTGCAGGACTATCCTGTAAATGCAAtgagataataaaaatgaaaatacctaGAAAAGTGCAATGGCCGTAGTAGATGCAaattaaatcttttctttctaattttctaaagCTCCACTTGAGGGAATTCCAGTCACCACTTAGactaaaaaaatattattctcaaTTTACTTTGATGTTGTAAACACATAGTTCTAGAATAATCATTGTGTCTCTAAAAGTAAATGCTAAAATGAACAGTTCTGTGTAGTTAAGAAAAATGACTGGCTTGGCAACAGTTTACTAATGACTCCTCTTGTATAACTTATATCCTTCAAGTGCCATATATCATTAGCTAGTTCCTGGAGCTACATATGGATTGCTGGCAATAAAGGCTCAATGCTCAAATTCCCTGGATTCTAATCGTATTTCTGATGTTCAGTTTAACCACCACATGTTTCTGTAATTTAATTCCCACATcttcaaaataaaactaatagTAGTATTTGTTCCATAGGTGGCTGTGAGAATTAAAAGAGTTGATCAAGCACAGCATAGGAAATATAGTTTTGTGTAGTTGGTGTTGTGATGTTAACCTTCATCATTATTATCAGCCTGTAATATTtgttagtattattttattatcgTTATTGGATCTCATCTAAAACCTACTGCGTTTGGTGTGTAcatcaaaagcaagaaaaaagagaaaaaggaaggaaggaaggaagaaaaggagggaaggagggagggaaatggaaggagagagaaggaggaaagaaaacacaaggagagagagagagaagaaggaaaaaatacatcAGAATAGGCTGTATTAGGCTAGGTAACTTGCTAAGATGTATATAAATGATACGTGGATCTTAGAAATTAAATTTAGAGGAATTGAGTAAGTTGAAGGCATTTACCACCAACTACATGGGAAGTAAGGATCCCAAGAGGACTTACCCCATACGGGTACACACCATTGAAGTTAGCCcacccagagagaaaggctgggctGTGGCTGTGGCAGAGAGGTAATAGTTTTATTTGAAGTTTAGATTTGTCATTCTAGAGTTGAAGATTGTGGTCACTAAGTAATTGACAACTTCCAAGTGATTTCTAGATTAGTTAAAccctgaatgaataaaaatagagattatatgaaagataaagaaaagtcTTTGAAATTTAACTTAAGTGGGTCTTTGGGCAAGTTTCTCaaactatttgaatttttttttttttgtctgtaacaATGGGGAAAATAGTATCTTTTCATAGGTGCATTGGAAGATTATTGATCATGTGGTGGGTGGTATGCCTGGAACTTTGAAGATGATCAACATGGTGGATTAGTTACTGGAACATGAGAAGTTACTTGTAAGAAGAACAAATTCTCAGTGAATAGGTGGAATAACTGAATTCATGAGTTACATGCATATAAGAGAGAAATAGGTTCAAAGTAGTAACAATTTGCTCTATGCAAGGGTCCATAGGAGGACAGCGGGGAGGACTTATGTTTagctcaagaggaaaaaaaatattttgctgcCCATTGCACAAAACTAAAATTTATGTAACCCCTTTGTACTTAATCTCATAGGGCAGACTGGGCATTGCAACTTGCTCTGTTCAACAGTTGTTTAGAAGACATATGAAGTGCTGATGGGCACTTAATTTTCGTTACTATTTTCCCTCTGCCTCTATTGGCAATATTCCTGGTAGTATAGATCCTCTATGTCCGGGTCCCAGAGTAAGCTGGAACAATGAATGTGATATAATCacttgtgtattttatctgatttGCTTCTGCTCCCACCTCTAAATAATGTTTGATAAAAGGAGTCCATTTGAATGGATGTTTATCCTATTCATTATCTATAAGGAGCCCCACAGTTAGGAAGGCATAGTCTTCATGCTGGAAGAAGAGATACAATGTTGCAATGCTTAGAGGAGGTACTGATGTCCTAAAATCGTTTCCATATATCAAAGTTCTcgaatttttcagaaaaaatatctcATGCTATTCCGTTTTTCATACTTAGCTGAGAATCTAATGATGTGATGTTGCTAACTGTATATTTGTCTTCATAGTCaattttataaaagcattttaGAGTACATTTAAAGAGCTCCACTCTGACAACTTAATATTTTTCATCCTTAAAAGTTGTATTTAATTTCCTAACTCTTGAAACAAGACACATAATATTTCTACATGGGAACATTGATGATATACCTGCTCTTCCTAGTACTTTACATGTACCTGCGGTCTTCAAATAAGAGGTAAACATGATATCGATAGTCATCAGCTTGTGTACtcacattccagagtgaatggatgTGCTCATCTGAAACAATTTACCAGGAAGACCAATTTGGTTTTCATGCAATTAAACTAAATAAGGTTTACATAAAACTATAGTATCACATGAAGAGAATTGTTCAAAGACTGCTCACTTGGGTACTATGGAAGGAATAACAATCTTTATTTTGGATTCTTCCCCAAAGATGCAAGTTAATGTTTACAGGCATCTATTTCCTGGAGTCACTTATCTTCCCAAACCAAAACGTTCTATTATCAAGCACATTCTCACTTATTAATGGTGACGGAGCTGTTCACGAGCAGAGGATGCTAAAGATTTCAAGCAGCCACTTGGCATCTTGGAGTATCATTGATGATCCTTTTGTTGAATACTTTGCTACTACACAATAGTCCTAGTCCCTGCATTGTTCATTGACGACTCTGGAaggctgattattattattattattattattattttgaggaaaagatattaaaaaatcttttcaattGGAAG from Callithrix jacchus isolate 240 chromosome 21, calJac240_pri, whole genome shotgun sequence encodes:
- the KRTAP24-1 gene encoding keratin-associated protein 24-1 encodes the protein MHAGSMSTLGYAGVCSTTSYRTHCYVPVTPSMALSSSDVSPTFGHCLPSSYQGNLWLLDYCQESYCEAPSCEPPNCEPKTCSTTDCDPSDSSVPCNSSSSGQVFSVCETTNISHSPSCSPCTQTKGYVCSCHTPTQCASKACQTLRNGSSCFGQLNCSSKSLQTRNHCRLSTLGYKSYQNPCFIPSYSSPLCYISNISQPQSFVTKNYHYASYRPMSCRPVSYLSRSFRSSSCIPSTFPPLRYLCSGSRPLKCY